GAACATCAtacatggctgtgatgcttcattacctgatgagctgaacaccttttatgcctgctttgagaagtaGAACCCAACAGAGCCATCTAGAATccttgcaaaggctgaggactctGTGATAATTGTCTCTGAAGACTGATGTCAAAAATCATTCAAAGTGTCAAGCCTTGACGGCGTACCTGGTAGGGTActtaaaatctgtgccaaccaactagccagaattttcatggacattttcaaccactcattgctgcagtcagaggttcccacctacttcaaaagggcatcaatcatcctggtgcccaagaagagtagcgtgagcTGCTGCAATGACTTATCACCCAGCAGCACTAACctctactgtgatgaagtgctttgacaggttggtcatgaccagaattaacatgtacctaatcaaaggtctggacccactacaatttgcctatcgtcacaattacACCACAGCAGATGCTCAtgattcagctctggatcacctcaaacagcaactcatacatacagctgttcttcatcgactacagctcaacctttaacaccattattccctcagtgctggtcaagaagctccaaaccctgggcttcTGCAACTggttccttgactttctcatcagaagaccacaggcAGTACGAGTTGGAAACGTCTCCTCACTGActgtcaacacaggcacacctcaaggacgtgtttagcccactgctctactgactgtgtggccaggcacaattccatgctatctacaaatctgctgaatcagaaatggcaatgaggaaggagggaagaagttgtccttgtgctgctgattttaggctcctgtacctttttcctgatggtagcagagtgaagaagatgtggcctaggtggtggggggtttttgaggatagaggttaagATGCCGCCTCGATGGTCTGGTGCCAATGAGTCTGTTGATCTCACGAAAATAGAGAATACAGTTTCTGGTGTCCATGATTAAATGTGAAACAGCTGAGGGATGAACAGGTAGTTGATGAACACAACAAGCTGAAGAATGTAAGGACTGTACTGGGCCCAAATCTATATATGGTTCTCTTTAATGTACTTCTTTCCCTGGTGAGCCTTTACAACAAGTGCTGCTGCTTGTCCCCATCCATCattcaaagaaaaagaaaagtgtCTTTCATTGAGATCTGAGTAATTGAAGGGAGAATGTGATACTCGGGGTAAAATGAACTTCAAGTGCAGATTTAACAACCCTTTAgagttttccttgtcctgagatttggcacctccataccgggcagtgatgcaagcagccagtacactctccacagtacacctgtaaaagtttacgagagtctttggtgacatactgaatcacttcaaacacctcacaaagtatagccgctggggggccttcttcatgatttcatcaacatggaggatagatcctcagagatgtggacagtcaggaatttgaagtttttgatcctctccactacttcGATGAGAACtgtgtcatgttcccctgactccctcctgaagaccacaatcatctccttgattttggtaacgTTGAGCGGAAGGtcattgttgttacaccattcaacaagttgATCCATCTCTCTCCTTTATGTTTCCttgttgccatttgtgattctgccgacaactgtagtgtcatcagcaagcttgtagatagcattggaaatgTGCCAGGTTACACAGTCATGTGtgcataacaagtagagcagtgggctaaacacgaaTCTTGGGGTGcacttgtgttgataatcagtgaggaggagacattgcttccaaATCTGCCTACCTTTTGGCATGCCACATTTCAGATGCACTTCAAGTCCTTAAGACACCTCAGGTCTACAAACCCTTTATCCATTATAGAGTGGTGTAATGAATATAAGTTGCTCTCACCATTGAACCCCTTGAGTTTAATTTCAGGCTCATTACTAGGTATCTGTTCTCTTGGTTAATTTCTGTCATTTTGTCCAGTGTTGACGagtgattttcttttttctctcctaGTTGTTCATGCAGAGCCTGTTCTTTACAGCAAGCTTCCACTACAAAAACGGGAGGAGATCGAGCAGCTACTTAGTGGCCAGGGTTCCAGTAAAGCTGACTGGCGTATCCTGGCTCATCTGCTTGGCTACGATGAGGAGCGTGTGGCCACCATTGGCCGAGGAGAGGATCCGGCTCACACACTGTTGTCCGACTGGTCAACGAGGGCTGATGCCAACCTGGATGTGCTTAGCAAGGCACTGGGAAGGATGGAAAGGGCCGACATTGTAGAACGTCTAAAATCAGAGCCAGCTGTGACTTCTGTGGTGTGAAGGAAAAGCGAGTACCCATTGTCTGAAACTAAGTGGGCTCACCCAAATTCAAAAGCATATCTGGTTCAttcaaaagtatttaaaaaaaaacaaaacatctTGGTTATACCTTGGACATTATGAGGCAATCCATTCATTGTTTAAATAGAAAATCTCTCAGAGGACAGTCGTGTCTTTCGTTCATACTTGACAACTTAGCATATAACACGTGGGGATTTTTCATTGCTCTTGATTTCAAGCATCACATATCCTGCACAGTGCTTTTCAGGCTGGGTGCTCTGGCCCATATTTAGAATTTTCTACACTTGCTTATTTCCTCATCATTGTGGATTCTTTCCCCCCTCACCTTCAGCAACCTTACTGAAGCACCCTCTCTCTGGCTAGAGCAGCCAAGTTTGGGTACTCTTTGGAGAGGCAACATAGCCAAACTAATGCTGTTCTCACCAGATCTAACAAGATGGGGAAAACACTTGTTCATGGAGTAGGGCAATGTGCCCCTTGTAGTATTGATAAGATTTTATCTTGGTGTGGGAAAGGGAAGAGGAAGCTGAACCACTGGACATGGTCCAGGTTTGACATTTCTCGTCATTAAATTGTATCTAGCATTTAAATGCCTCTGCATTTGCTATTCAACTAATTACTATTcccaatcacatccttcctcttTGACTGTGTTATTCCTAAATTCATCAATTAGAGTTGTATGGTACAAGAGCTACACACTCAAATGACAATCAGCTCTAACAGAAGGTTTCCCTCAGCTCTGATTTGTaccaatgatttagatgaaaatatACATGGTATGATTTTCAACTTTGCAGATGTCTCTAAAGTGTCTAGTACTGCTGAGAGTGAAGGTGGTTGCCAAAATTTGCAGCAGGGTCTTGATCAGATGGGCAGAGGAATACTTAGTACAATACTTAGTGTTAAATTTTGGGAAGTTGAACATGGGTAGGAACTACACAGTCTGGATCTGGGGAGTGTCACAGAGCAGGGTCCAGAGAAGGCAGTTGAGCAGGTACCgtggcaatgtttttttttaattggatggATATATCATTAGGAtaagtttagagggatgtggaccaaacacaggcaggtgggatttgtgtgggtgggacatttttctCAGCATATCAAGTTGGACAGAAGGGCCTATTTCCTTCACTTTAGACTGTTCAGCAAACTATTGGAATGTGCATTAGTTAGATGATATGGAGGCCCACAAGCAGCTTTGTGGCATTTTCTTGACCtgatgagggtggggagggagttcACCCTAGCACTTTTTGTGGAAGTTACACAGATTTCAAATGTGAGGTTCACAGAAGAGTCAATGACATTGTCAATTTCAGCACGTTATTCTCTGTTGGAGGTTCTCACAGTCGTCCAGCATGTGCCATCTCTGCAGTGTCTGAATGCCTGCACTTTGGAGGAGCCTGCATTGTAGGTAAATTCCTATGCCCAATCTGCCTGCTCCAGGGGATGACAGGAATTCCAGATGTACtctttttggatgtgaaatttgggTGACTGGTCAAATGTAGAATTGAGCAGAAAACCATGAGATGTGCAGCAATGTTTGGCAATAACATGCTGGAATGACACTGGGAGCAAGGAAGTTGAGTGTGACCATGATTCTGGTCTGCATAGGTAAGATGTGTATGAGATTCTAAGAGGTCAGATATACTGATTATCATTACAAATGCAATTTTATTCCCTATAGATGTCACAGTTTCGTAGAAATGGGGTTAGCAAAACAAAATCTAGTTATTTTGTGGATAAATTAGAGTTGATAGGTTGATCTATTTGCAAATGTACTATGTCATGAAGTGGAGTTTTAGCCAACTGAAAAATATAAGGGAGGGTCAAAGTTCAGTGAGAAATTAGTTGAACTTCTGATGGACACAGGTACCCAGAAATAGTGGACACAGGTGCCCAGAAATAGGCACGCAATTTCTCTTCTGGATCAACACAGCACAGCACTTTTTTGCAGCTACGTAAACTAAAAAGTAAGAAAACaaaccactggaggaactcagtgggtcagtctgcagctgtggagtgtggagggaaagagatagtCTATGTTGTGGGTTGAGACCCTGCAGTTACAGCCTTGGAGAATTTGGGAGAAGGTATTGTTAGCTGTGACCCTTACCTTGTAATACCATTCCAAGATGATGGAAGAGTCATGAAAGAAAATTGTTTTGGCCGTTTGAGGGAGAAGTTGTGAATTGGGGGAAGGTTGGTCCTTTTGTGGAGCGGAACCTCAAAGTCAGCATAAACACTGCAGCCAACAGTGTCAAGAGAAACTGAAGAATGCCTCACTCTCAAAGATTTAAATTATTCAGCTTAAACCTCTCTGCACAGAATGATAGTTTTAGTATCACATCAGAATCCAAAATGAAATCTCACTAAATTTATGCAAGTTTCCACAGAAATAAATTCATTCCAAGTCACTTGAGTTCCAATGGAAGGAACGTTGATTCAACAGTGGGACAACATGCATAAAACATGGAGCAGGCTCATGGAATTTTCCAAGGGGGAGGTCTGACAGAAAGAATGCCTAGTCCCCAAGACAATGATTATAACATAAAGCCCTGATCTTAGCTGGGGCAATGGGTGGATCTGTGGTTCAGCCTCCAAGGAACTCTGGGGGCCCTTCCCTATACGTCATGGTGGACTGTAACTTTGATATATGTCTAACCATCGCTAATGCTAtcatggacaaaaaaaaaaattatagcgcTGAGCATTGAAATCTACCTTAATCCACATATAACTCAATCATTTCAATCAAAGTCAGGGCAATAAAAACTGGCAGATTGGTTAAAACCTTTTTTATTAATCGAAACAGTTGTCATATTAACTAAAGTGGCAGCTTGTGTTCATTATTGTGAGGTATTTACTAAATAATCTCATTGCCCTTTTTTGGTGGCAATTTGTTAACATTTGTGTTTATACGATTTTGTCAATTAAATACTGGATATGTAAAGGCACAATCGCAAattagaaatggtcagtccacTTTTTTCTGGAATTTGCACATAAAAAATGAACAATGGACGTTTCAGGCTCTTGTTGCAAATATTTTCACCATGACCTTGTACTTTAATTGTATCATTGTGTCTTACAAACCAATTCATAtcttaaaaattatcaatttgaTATTATGGCAATTAAACATATGAACAAAACTCATGGTCCCATTTTCTTTCTAGTTCAGTAATGCTTGTGGTTACTTTTTGCCATTGTGATTTTCTAAAATTGTTTAGTAATCTGCTGACATGCCACTTTTAACTGCAGGCACAAACCTTTCCCGTCACATTCCATTTTCAGTAGAGTTAATTAGCTCTTTCAAATGGCCTTTTGTCCTTCGTAATTCAGTTGGTAATGAGCATCAGAGACTGTTGGTCTCATGAAAGTAGAGAATACAGTTTCTGGTGTCCCATGATTTAATGTGAAGCAGCTGAGGGACGAGCAGGTAGTTGATGAACAGAACAAGCTGAAGAATGTAAGGACTGTACTGGGCCCAAATCTATATATGGTTCTCTTTAATGTAGTTCTTTCCCTGGTGAGCCTTCACAACAAGTGCTGCCGCTTGTCCCCATCCATCattcaaagaaagagaaaagtatCTTTCATGAGATCTAAGTAATTGAAGGGAGAATGTGATACTCGGGGTAAAATGAACTTCAAGTGCAGATTTGCTGAGGTCAAAGGTGAAAGGCTGTGCCCTCACAACTGTCATTGACAGTTTATTGAAAGCATTTGTGGACAGGTTTAGAGGGGGACAGAACCTGATTGAATATCACAGAATTCCTCCCTTGGCGTTCACCAAGAGGCTTTCAAAGCCAACTGGCCAGTTTACACTTGAACCTGGTGTAGGTGCCACAGCATGACTTAGAAAGAAGAAAATTGATGTGTCAGTCCTGGAGTGGGCATAGGCCATCAGGAGAACTCTGAGGATATATTACATAAAACGTAAGTGTTTGGCCCTTCATGTGTGCCCTCCCCTTCAATAAGATCAGAGGTGATGT
Above is a genomic segment from Narcine bancroftii isolate sNarBan1 chromosome 2, sNarBan1.hap1, whole genome shotgun sequence containing:
- the LOC138755678 gene encoding tumor necrosis factor receptor superfamily member 16-like, producing the protein MEAVNFTAYDTGRDIIPVYCSILAAVILGLVIYVTVKCWNTCKQKKQLAKARAGELDGGGEGEKLHSDSGVFVDTHSLHESQLSKVVHAEPVLYSKLPLQKREEIEQLLSGQGSSKADWRILAHLLGYDEERVATIGRGEDPAHTLLSDWSTRADANLDVLSKALGRMERADIVERLKSEPAVTSVV